The following is a genomic window from Salinibacterium sp. UTAS2018.
GCCCCGCTATCGCGATGATTTGAGCAAAGGCGAGAATCGAGTTTCCGATAACCTTTCCCGCCATGAGCGCCGATACGGGCACGGCAGACATCAGAATTTCGACGATGCGAGTCTGTTTTTCTTCGACCACGCTCTGGGCAATCATTGGCCCGAATGTCATCCCGGAGACAAAGAAGATCATGCCGAAGCCGATAGCGATCAGGTAGGTAAGAGACCCGCTTGCTTCGCTCGGGTCGAGCATAACCACGTCCGGCCTGATGCTGAAGACCTGCACGAGCGACGAGGGCGCCTCAGCCACGGCGATGATGGTCACGGGCACAGGGGAGCCTTCTTCGGCGGGAACGATGGCGGCATCCACGGAACCGCTAATCACCAGCTTCTCTGCTTCGCGCCGATCATCGACGGTGGTGACCTCAAGACCGTTGATGTTCTCGATCGTGGACGAAACGGAGTCAACAACGGCGACGGGAACAGTCGCGACACTTTTAGAGAAGATGCCGCCGGCAATCACCCCACCGAGCACGAACGCGAACAGGATGCCGGTGGTGATCAAGAAGCTCTTGGAGCGAAGCCGCGCCATGATTTCGCGTTCAGCGACGAGGGCGACGGACCGTGCGAAACGAGGAGACTGGCGAGGCGCGGTTGCTGACTCCATTAGATAACCTCTCGGAAGATTTGAGCGAGCGAAGCGCGTTGGGGAGCAAACGAGCTGACGTCGCCCTCGGCAACGGCGCGCCGCAGCACTCGTTGAGCGGCGGTCGGTTCAGCCGCATCAAAGACCGCCTGGCCGCCCTGCAACTCGACCACAGTGATATCGGGTTCAGTCCTTAACCAGTCGAGGTCGCTGTTGCTCGTGATCGAGAATCGAGGGGCCGAGTGCGCTTCCCGCAAGGCTTCCCGCTCTCCGGATGCTCGGATGCTGCCCTCGGAGATGATGACGAGATCGTCACACAGCCGCTCGACAATCTCGAGCTGGTGGGAGGAAAACAGTACAGACGCGCCACTTGCTGCGCGCTGCTCGAGCACGTCGACCACGGTGTCGACGGCGAGCGGGTCGAGCCCCGAGAACGGTTCGTCAAGCACCAAAATCTGGGGGTCGTGAACGAGCGCTGCGGCGATCTGTGCCCGCTGCTGGTTGCCGAGCGACAAGCTCTCGAGCGTCGAGTCGCGACGCTCGCCGAGTCCCAGCTCTTCGATCAAACTGTCGGCATTGCGGCCGGCATCCAAGCTGGTTAGCCCGTGTAAGCGAGCGAGGTATACCAACTGTTCGCGAACCTTCATCTTGGGGTACAAACCACGTTCCTCCGGCATGTATCCAAAGTGGCGACGCTGCCGAGCACCCAGGGGTTCGCCGTCGAGAGCGATCTCGCCGGAATCGCGCTCGAGTACCCCCAACAGAATGCGCATCGTGGTGGTTTTGCCGGCCCCATTGCCGCCGACGAAGCCTGTCATGCGGCCGTCACGCACTCCGAAGCTCACGCCGTCGAGAGCTGTTCGCCCGCCGAAAGCTTTGGAGATATTGTTGAGTTGGAGCACCAGTGCCGCCTCTGTTTACAGAAAAACTAGGTACTGACAACGGTAGCGAATCGCGAGGTCTAACGAAGCTGCCCCGCTGCTCTTCTCGTTACTGGATACTCGATCGCTGCCTTGCTTCGTGGATGGGGCTTCGTGCGGGGCGCGAAGGTGTCCGCCGTGATCAGTCGAGGCTAGGCCGCGACGGGGGTGCCACCGGGAACGGTGTGGGGTAATTCGAACGACTCAATGTGGGCAAAGTGGCCGGCACCCGCAGCGACCTGCTGAACTGCATGCGGGATGATGCGAGCGAACCACGCCTCATCGGTCGTGCTCACAAAAACATCGTTTTCGCCGCGCACAAACGTGACAGCGCATCGCACGCGCTCCCACTGCATTTCGTCGTACTGTGCAGCGGCAATGGCTCCACGAACGAACGACGACGGGCGAATCTCAGAGGCCAGCGAATCGATCACTGAGTTGTCAAGGTGCCGACGATTTGCGAACAGGGGAGCGCTGAGCGGCCCGAGCAACCGTAGGCAGTGAAGGCCGCGGACGAACGCGCTACCAGCGGCCCCGAGTGAACTGAGAAAACGCATTGCTCCGAGCATCCCGGCCAGGAGCGGAAGAGTGCCGAAGTTGCGAACCGGATGCCGCAGCACCGACAGCGCGCCGGGCCCAGTCGCCGAAATGGCGGTCACTTTCGCGGTGCGCTCCGGGTAGCGGGCCGCAAGCGTGAGCGCGAGGTGTCCGCCCAGCGAGTGGCCGAAAATGCTCCAGCGGGCAAAGCCGAGAGTTTTGGTTACGTGGGCTACGGCATCCGCCATATCTTCGACGCTTGCTGTGTCGCTGATGTTGCCGCTCTCACCCCAGCCGGGCAGATCGAGGGCGATAGCGTTCTGCAGCGGGCTACCGGCGTGGTGCGAAGCGCGAATGAGAGGGAGCCAGGTTGTCCAGGAGCCCGCTGCTCCGTGCAGGAGGAGGGTCGCTGAATCTGACAGAGCTGCAGCATTCAGATCGACGTGGGCGACAACGTCACCCAGCGCGGTCGGAACAACGACGCGGGTGAAGCCGGCGGTGGCACGATCGAACCGGTTGTCGGCGCTGTAGCGCGTGCTGGAGGCGGGTGTTGTTTTCACCACAATGGTTCGGAGCAGTCGCGGTCGCCGATTGCTCACGACCGCGTCTGCATGCTTCCGCTTGAGTTAGGGGACCTGCGCTACTGCACGACCTCGATCTGCGTGGACGCTTCTGCTTGACCAATCGATCCGAGGTCAATGACGTTCTCGAAGCCCGCTTCGGTCATCATGGCGACGGCCTGGCCCGAGCGGTTGCCCGACTTGCAGTAGACGGCGTACTCGGCCTCGGGGTCGAGAGTCGGAAGCGCAGTGGCAAATTCGCCACCGTTGAGGTCGAGCAGCGTAGCGCCCTCGAGGTGTCCGGCGTCGTACTCCGCGGGGGTGCGAACGTCGATGAGGATGGTGTCAGCGCTGAGTTCAACAGAATCACCCGCGGCTGAGCATCCAGCGATCGATGCCAGCACGACGAGAGAGCCAGCGAGAGCGGCGAGGGGACGGAACATTTTTTCTCCTTGTGAAACGGGTGGTTGGGGTGTGTGGAGGTGGTTATTCGGGAACCCGGCACGAATCGCCTGGGCAGTATTGGGGTGGTGTTTTGGTGAGCACGCGCTGAAGAGCACAGCCAACGCAAATACCGAAAGCGGCTTCTAAGAACAACATGGAAAGGCACAAACCGCACAGCGCCAGTGTGGCTTCGAGTGGCGCGCCGAGCACGCCCATTCCTGCACACGAGAGGAGGGCGAGGCCATATCCGAGCCACCAAGCGAACTCTTTCTGCGGGGCGCCTACCCAGCTCGGCGGCTGTCGTCGAACAATGAGACGGCCCAGTGCGAGGGTCGGCGACCAACGATCACCGACGGTGACCCGAATGAGCATATCCATCATGAAAAAGACGCCGAAAGGGCGAAGCGGAACGGCCGAATGCTGGATGACAGCAAGCGTGATCGAGATGGCTCCGGCACTAAAGAGAATGCCTGCCGCCACGCGAACAGCGCGCTCGTTGACCACCGGAATGTCGTAGCCCTCAACGAGGGAGCCCACGGTGGGCACTTTCGGCGGGCTTGGCGTTGGCGCTGCTGCTGCCGTTGCTGGTTCTGTCGTGGGCAACGGTCACGCTCCTGTCATGAGAGGGATCAATTGTGGGATTTCTTGCACGAGCACGAACGCGCCGATCACGAGTACGAAGATTCCAAAGCCCTTGCGGAGGGCGGTCTCGGGGATGCGCCCGGCGAGAGCGGCTCCCACAAACGATCCCGCAACGGCGATACCAGTGAACGCGAGGATCGTCGGCCAGGGCAGGTCGACGGTAAAGAGGTGAGCGACGAGGCCGGCGGACGACTGCATTGCGATGACCAGCAGCGAGGTGCCGACCGCCACCGCCACCGGAAGCCCGCCAAGAAGGGTGAGCGCGGGAACGATAAGGAATCCGCCGCCGGCACCAACGAGCCCAGCGGCGATACCGACGAAGAACCCGTCACGAATAATGCGGACGACGGGGAGTTTCGCGGGCTCGTGAAGTGAACCGGCGGGTACTTTCTTGCGGCCGCGGATCATGGCGGTTGCCGTAGCCACCATCATGGCAGCGAAGAGAACCATGAGAATCGTGCCCGGGATGAACCCACCGACAATACCTCCGGCAAAAGCGCCCGCCATTCCTGAAACACCAAAAATCAATCCGGTTCGCCAGCGCACGCGTCCGACCCGAGCGTGATGAAAAACGCTCACTGCGCTCGTGACGCCCACAATAAACAGCGAAGCCGAAATCGCCTGCTGCGGCTCAAAGCCGGCAA
Proteins encoded in this region:
- a CDS encoding ABC transporter permease — translated: MESATAPRQSPRFARSVALVAEREIMARLRSKSFLITTGILFAFVLGGVIAGGIFSKSVATVPVAVVDSVSSTIENINGLEVTTVDDRREAEKLVISGSVDAAIVPAEEGSPVPVTIIAVAEAPSSLVQVFSIRPDVVMLDPSEASGSLTYLIAIGFGMIFFVSGMTFGPMIAQSVVEEKQTRIVEILMSAVPVSALMAGKVIGNSILAFAQIIAIAGLAVAGLAVTGQTALLSLLSSPLLWFVAFFIVGFVLLAALFAAVGAMVSRQEDLGSAMTPVTMLIMLPYFAIIFFNDNPVALTVMSYIPFSAPVGMPMRLFLGTAEWWEPLIALVILLVTAGGAVLLGSRIYNNSLLKVGSRVSWSEAIKG
- a CDS encoding alpha/beta fold hydrolase; this translates as MKTTPASSTRYSADNRFDRATAGFTRVVVPTALGDVVAHVDLNAAALSDSATLLLHGAAGSWTTWLPLIRASHHAGSPLQNAIALDLPGWGESGNISDTASVEDMADAVAHVTKTLGFARWSIFGHSLGGHLALTLAARYPERTAKVTAISATGPGALSVLRHPVRNFGTLPLLAGMLGAMRFLSSLGAAGSAFVRGLHCLRLLGPLSAPLFANRRHLDNSVIDSLASEIRPSSFVRGAIAAAQYDEMQWERVRCAVTFVRGENDVFVSTTDEAWFARIIPHAVQQVAAGAGHFAHIESFELPHTVPGGTPVAA
- a CDS encoding ABC transporter ATP-binding protein, with the translated sequence MLQLNNISKAFGGRTALDGVSFGVRDGRMTGFVGGNGAGKTTTMRILLGVLERDSGEIALDGEPLGARQRRHFGYMPEERGLYPKMKVREQLVYLARLHGLTSLDAGRNADSLIEELGLGERRDSTLESLSLGNQQRAQIAAALVHDPQILVLDEPFSGLDPLAVDTVVDVLEQRAASGASVLFSSHQLEIVERLCDDLVIISEGSIRASGEREALREAHSAPRFSITSNSDLDWLRTEPDITVVELQGGQAVFDAAEPTAAQRVLRRAVAEGDVSSFAPQRASLAQIFREVI
- a CDS encoding sulfite exporter TauE/SafE family protein; its protein translation is MEPNLIIALALAVLVGVSLGMLGGGGSILTVPILTYVAGFEPQQAISASLFIVGVTSAVSVFHHARVGRVRWRTGLIFGVSGMAGAFAGGIVGGFIPGTILMVLFAAMMVATATAMIRGRKKVPAGSLHEPAKLPVVRIIRDGFFVGIAAGLVGAGGGFLIVPALTLLGGLPVAVAVGTSLLVIAMQSSAGLVAHLFTVDLPWPTILAFTGIAVAGSFVGAALAGRIPETALRKGFGIFVLVIGAFVLVQEIPQLIPLMTGA
- a CDS encoding DUF4395 domain-containing protein is translated as MPTTEPATAAAAPTPSPPKVPTVGSLVEGYDIPVVNERAVRVAAGILFSAGAISITLAVIQHSAVPLRPFGVFFMMDMLIRVTVGDRWSPTLALGRLIVRRQPPSWVGAPQKEFAWWLGYGLALLSCAGMGVLGAPLEATLALCGLCLSMLFLEAAFGICVGCALQRVLTKTPPQYCPGDSCRVPE
- a CDS encoding rhodanese-like domain-containing protein, producing MFRPLAALAGSLVVLASIAGCSAAGDSVELSADTILIDVRTPAEYDAGHLEGATLLDLNGGEFATALPTLDPEAEYAVYCKSGNRSGQAVAMMTEAGFENVIDLGSIGQAEASTQIEVVQ